The genomic window GTTTGCGGCGCGGCGCCGGTTTGTGCGCTGCCTGCGTTCGTGCTTGCCGCCTGTTTTGCGTACTCGTTGCCCGGGCCTTGTGCGGTCCATATCGCGACCCCCACGGCCCCTGCCACGAGGATTACGGCCATCACTTTGGTCAACACTCCCCAGAAACCCGCCCCGAACACCCCCGCAACCGCGGCGGGGACCGCTCCGGAGACGGCGGTCCGGCCCAGAGCCGCTACGAGGGTGGAGGGCGCTGCCTGGGCGGATTGCCGCTCGAGCGCAGCCGTCAGGATGCCCGCCCCGACGAGGACGCCGCGCTTACGCAGGGTTTCGCGGACCTGTTCGACGCCTTTCTCGATGCGATGGCGCACGGTCGACTCGGCAATCCCGAGTTGGGCGCCGATTTCGGCGTGCGTCTGGCCTTCGAGGAACCGCAGGACGATGGGCGCGCGGTACGTTTCGGGTTGTGCGGCAATGGCTTCGTCAACAACAGTCAGGAGGTCGTCCGGCGCGATTTCAACGGCTGCTTCGGCGTTTGCGGCGAAGGATTCCTCGCGCAGCCGGCGGCGCTGGGACTTTTTAATCCGGTCGAGGCTGCGCCGGACGGCTACCGTGTGCAACCATCCCGGCAGCGACGTGGTGATGGCGCGCCGCGCGCGCATGAGGTCCATGAAACTCTCCTGCGCGGCGTCCTGCGCTTCATGTGCGTCTCCCAGCACACGCCGGCACGCGCCGTACACCATTCCCCCGTGGCGGGCGACAAGTTCCGCAAACGCGTCGGCATCCCTGTGCCGGGTCCAGCGTTGCAGCAATGCGGTATCGTTCGTGCTCATGGCCCTGCCCCTTTCCTGGGTCTCTCCACTATATCAGCCTGCACTAAAGTCGACACCGCTGGCCTGAAATCGCAACGGGCGCAGGGCAATGCGTGCCTGGCGCGGACAGCCTGTCGTCGCGGGGTGGCGAGATGGCGCAAGGCCGGTTTTCGCGGGGGCGAATTGCCATGCGCCCGGTCCGGGCAATGCGGTCACTGTTGCCGGTCGGGTTCGAGACAGGACAAGTCGGCTATTCGCAATCCGAATTGCGCCGCGATGCCGGCGGCATCCTGGAGGTTGGCGGCCACATCTTCGGGCCGGTGCGCATCGGAACTGAGGACCACCTCGATATCGAATTTGGCCGCCGTTTCCCAGAACCGCATCCAGGGGTACATCGGGCGGCTGCCCTGGGGGGTTTCGACCCAGGCTTTCCTGAATCCGTAGCCGTTGATCTCGAGAGGCACGCCGTGCGCCTCTGCCGCCGCGAGGATCTCGCGCGAACACGCGTCGGCTTCTGCGTCCCATTCGAGATAACAGTTGCCGAACATGTCCGGATGTGCGATGAACGCGAATAGTCCCCACTCGATAAGCCCGACGTAGGCGCGGGTATAGGAGCGCAGGGCAGCGGCGCTGGTAATGTTTCCGTACGCGCCGATGCAGCGGTCTTCGTGGGGGATGAAGTGCGCGGCCCCCACGAGGTAATCCAGCTCGAGCCGCCCGAGCAGTTCGTCTTCGAAATAGGCGCGATAGCGCGGCTCGTATTCGCATTCCATACTCTTGAGAATCGTCATGTCATGGAACACTTCCTGGGCATGCTCGATGGCGGCGCAGTATTCCTCGCGTTCGTCAAACTCCATGCGGACCGAGTGCCATCGGTTGTCAGGAAGGGCGGCATGGTCCGAGAAGCCCAGCACCGACAACCCGGCGTGTTGTGCGGCGCGGCAATAGTCCTCGATATCGCCTGTGGCGTGTTTACACCGGCGGGTATGGGTATGGTAGTTGGCTTGCATGTGGTCCTTTCGGGTGCGGTTGTCGCTATTCTGGCAATCGGGGAACGATCATAGATTATAGGATAGGCACGGCGAGAGAGCCCAGCATCTTGTAGATGCGCGTTACGATCTGTTTTGTTGAGATGCCTTCCGCGCCCGGGAAGCTTCCCGCATCGGTATAGTGCTCGTAAAAACCCTCGTGACCGGGTTCGACGGGCGTCATGCCGGGCCGCAACTCGAAACTGGTAGTATTGCGGAGAGGCCAGATGTCGATCGGGGACAGACCGGAGAGGCCCTCGATCAAGTAGTTCACTTCCGAGAGCGGGATTTGCCGTTTGGCGATCACCCAGCTGCACGATGGGGCGGTCACCTCGAGAATAGAGGCCCGCACCATGAGCGCAATCGAAGGATCCTCGATGAGTATGCCGTTCTCCGTGTTCAGGTTTTCGGAACGCGGGTCGAGGTTATACGAGCCGACGTATGCGGCGCGCGAATCAACAACGATGGACTTGCCGTGGATGGAGACAAAGGGGTCGCGCGTTTCCCCTGCCCGGTGCGCGCGCGCCTGCAGCTCGTCGAAATTCGGCAGCCACTCCAACAGGTTCTCCGGGTGTGCTTTCAGTTCGAAGACCTGAAAACGGAGCCGCTCGATGTACGTCGAGCGCATCTTGTAATTGGCGGAATAGGCCACCGTGTTGTCGGTCGAGGCGAAACTGTTCGTCGATACGATGACTTTTGGGGGTGGCTGTTGTGCCTGCAGTGTTTTGAACATCCGCCGCGCGTGGTAATTGAGAATCAGGTACGGGCTCTGCATCACCAGCTCTTCATCGGCGGTCCGTATGAGCTCACGGATGCGGCGCGCCGCCCGTCCGCCGCCCCATAGCCATTTGCCCTGGTTCTTTCCGGGAGCATCTGAGAGGTACTCGAGGCGAAGCGCCTCGTGGAACGGCGATACGAACGCATCTTGCAGATACGCCCGGTCTTGAAGCAGCGCGGACACGGCGGCCTGGAATTCCCCGATATTGAAGTCTTCCGGGCGCCGGAGGACGTCGTAGGCGCCCGTCTCACTGACGGCGCGCACGTCGCGCAGCGTATCGCTGGGGAGTGCCCGTTTGTAGAACCAGTACTCTTCGAACGAGTCCGCCATGGCGGCCACCGCGGGACCGATCACGGCCGCGTCCCGGTCAAGGAAATTGTAGCTGGTCGAATAGTTGTAATAATGATTGTCGATATTCCTCCCTCCCACGATGCCAATCCGCTGATCGAACAGCATGAGTTTGTTGTGCATGCGCTGATTCGTGCCTTTGAAGCGGACGAACGCGTTGGCCAGCTCCAGCGCTTTGGGGGGCGCGGCGCGCGCGACGGGGGGGCGGTAATACCGGAGTTCGAGATTCGGGTGGGCCTGCGTGAGCGCGGCGATCCAGCGCGCGTCGCGTGCGGACATGAAATGGTCGAGCATGAGGCGCACCACTACGCCGCGGCGGGCAGCTTCGAAGAGTTCGCACATGAGAAGACGGCCGCACTCGTCATTGGCCAGGATGGAGGTTTGTATGTCGATGGTGCTCTGCGCATTGCGTATCAGATGCACCCGCAGAAGGAGGGCGTCGAGGCCGTCTTCGAGCATCAGCACCTGGTTGTGCCGGGTACGGTCAGAATCGCCGGAGCGGGACGTGGTTTCGATGCGCTGGGCGAACTGATACACCGGAGACGCGTATTCGGCAGCCCTCGTGTTGAAGCATGCTGCAAGGGTAAGCGCCAGCGCGGCGTATCGCAACGGTTGTTTCCTGGTTCGGTTCATGGGAACTCGTGTTCCCGGCGTTTGTTTGCCGGGAGGTGATTGTGCCATAGCCCCCGCAGCGGGGCCAAACCACAATCACGAGCGGGCTGTGGGGCGGCCTGTCCGGCGCTGGAAGATTGGGAAAACCGCCTTCCTTTGTGAGCGCGGCGTGCTCGCCGGGCATGGCAGCGCAGGCGTCTCGCCCGGGCTGCGGCGAGAAGCGGGCGCGGCGGTCATCCGCGGGAAGGATTCCCGTCATTTCCACTGCTCTTGTGGCGGCGGCGGGGCCAGTGCCTGTTGTATCGCGGCGCGGAGGTCGGTATCCACGAACGGTTTCTCGAGGAAGCCGTTGAACCCGGCGGCGCGCGCCCGGTTCGCGTTC from Candidatus Hydrogenedentota bacterium includes these protein-coding regions:
- a CDS encoding phospholipase D family protein encodes the protein MNRTRKQPLRYAALALTLAACFNTRAAEYASPVYQFAQRIETTSRSGDSDRTRHNQVLMLEDGLDALLLRVHLIRNAQSTIDIQTSILANDECGRLLMCELFEAARRGVVVRLMLDHFMSARDARWIAALTQAHPNLELRYYRPPVARAAPPKALELANAFVRFKGTNQRMHNKLMLFDQRIGIVGGRNIDNHYYNYSTSYNFLDRDAAVIGPAVAAMADSFEEYWFYKRALPSDTLRDVRAVSETGAYDVLRRPEDFNIGEFQAAVSALLQDRAYLQDAFVSPFHEALRLEYLSDAPGKNQGKWLWGGGRAARRIRELIRTADEELVMQSPYLILNYHARRMFKTLQAQQPPPKVIVSTNSFASTDNTVAYSANYKMRSTYIERLRFQVFELKAHPENLLEWLPNFDELQARAHRAGETRDPFVSIHGKSIVVDSRAAYVGSYNLDPRSENLNTENGILIEDPSIALMVRASILEVTAPSCSWVIAKRQIPLSEVNYLIEGLSGLSPIDIWPLRNTTSFELRPGMTPVEPGHEGFYEHYTDAGSFPGAEGISTKQIVTRIYKMLGSLAVPIL
- a CDS encoding histidinol-phosphatase; its protein translation is MQANYHTHTRRCKHATGDIEDYCRAAQHAGLSVLGFSDHAALPDNRWHSVRMEFDEREEYCAAIEHAQEVFHDMTILKSMECEYEPRYRAYFEDELLGRLELDYLVGAAHFIPHEDRCIGAYGNITSAAALRSYTRAYVGLIEWGLFAFIAHPDMFGNCYLEWDAEADACSREILAAAEAHGVPLEINGYGFRKAWVETPQGSRPMYPWMRFWETAAKFDIEVVLSSDAHRPEDVAANLQDAAGIAAQFGLRIADLSCLEPDRQQ